CAATACTTGTCTTAAAGGCTGTTTTTTTGTTGTGCTTGTATTGGTAGATTTAGATGATGTAATGTGACCCATATATTCCCTCACTTGATATGCTTTTCACTCTGCTCATGTTCGTAAATAAAGTCTAGTAATGTTTTGTGATGTCTCTTTGCATCTTCATAACCTAATTGATACAACTTTAGTAATTTACGTTGATCTTTTTCCATCCGATCTACCTTTAAATCAACAGATGGTTGAATAATATACGCATTATTCGATGTGACCCTTTGTTCTAATGCGTCCAACGTATCATTATAAAGTCGTGCTCTTTTACTAAGTGCTTTATTTACTTCAGGGTAGCGTCTTAGTTTCATTAAATGACGTCTCTCACTTTTACGATAACCAACCGGTCGAGTGAGTATGACAATTTGCTTATCATATCCATCCGTCATCGCTCTTCGATAAGGGATAGGGTCTACAATTCCTCCATCATATAGTGTATAACCTTTGAAATGGACAGGTTGCGTCATAAACGGTAATGCACTACTTGCACGAAGCGCTGTCATAATATCCTCTTTAATGTCCGACTTCTTATAATAGATTGGATGCGCTGTATGTGCATCCGTCGCGACAATGACTAAATCTTCTTCGGATTTTAAGAAAGTGTCCATGTCAAATGGTACGAGCTCGTTAGGAATGGTGTGGTAAATAAAATCCATACCTAGGAACTCTTGATTCTTTATATAATTACCAATCGACAAAAACCGCTTATCTCTAACATAATCTACATTGGCCGTCCGTGTTCGACCGGGTTGTCGTGAAATATAACTTGCCGCAACACTACATCCTGCACTGACACCAATATTATATTTGAAGTATAATGACTGCGTCATGAAATACTCTAATACGCCTGCAGTATACATACCACGAAGTCCACCGCCTTCGAGTACTAATGCTGTATTGTTAACCAACATATTCTCATCCCCCTCAACCTAATTATTCATCCAATGCCTCACAACTTGAGCGGCTTGTTTTTGTAGTATACTTACTGAATTAGACACGTAATTGACACCAGAAGTTGTATGACCGAGCACCATAAATTGATTTAATACTTCCCCATCCGGTTTGATAACACATTGACTACTCGGTTCTACATTAATTCCACCTAATGGATGATCATCGATAACACGTTGTTTATAAAGTTGATGAAGTATATGATCTTCATTTAATGATTCGATATTTAAAATTTGACCTGTAGCATTAATTAATCGATTCACCATTAAATCTTCCTGACTTGAATCAAAATGAATCTTAAACCCTTGTTCAGTCGACTCAATCTGTTCTACATCTTCATATGACTTGATTGAACCTTCTTCAATCTGTTCGATAATCCACGCCGCAACATGTGGCGGCATTGGAGATAGGTCTAATTTAAGTGCATCACCATATTCAGCTAAGAACTTCTTACGATCATCAATGGTCATATGTATCCATATAAAAGAAATAACAGGATTAACCGCTTTAATTAGTGATTGATAACGACCTACTTCATCTAAATGTTCTAAGTCATATTGCAACTCTTCAGTCACTTGACCTTGTTTTCTATGAACTAGTGATTTGTATGGAATTCCATTTAATTCACATTCCTCTATGAACCATTTGATTAGCACATTTAATGGGATTGTTTCATAGTCATCAACATAATTCTTTAAATCTTCCAAAATAAAATATTTCAAACTAACATCTTGCTCATAACCACGTACCGCTGGCATCTCACCACCACGACTCACGATGTGAATATGCTGATTATAACTATTAATAATTAAATACCTCATGATATCAATAGAAGCAAGACCAGAACCTAAGATACCAATATGTTCATCATCGTTAATATTGGTAATATTTTTATTCAATGGATATGGTAAATAATGATAGCCTGGTGTGCCTTGAAGTTCATAAGGATCATGCAACGGTAATGTTCCAATACATAAGAAAAGTGCATCAACGCGATAGATGGCATCGTTGACATTCAAATCAAAGGATCCATCATTATTACGTTCTATACTGTCAACACGTTGATACACTTCGGTAATACCATCACCGATATTGTCATATAACGCTTCGTATTGACTATATAAATATTCACCAAAAAACTTCCTAGGTAAATAATTTAATGATTGATATTGTGGATGATGTAAATTGACATAACTATCAAATGTCAGCGGTGTCGTATGTGCTTTGAAGTTCATATCTTTACGTTCCATATTTAACAATAATGTCTTATCATCATCTTCAAACGGTTCTCCTTTTGCAAAACGAGAAGGTTTATCAAAGATATAAATATCCATTTCTTTAAATAGAGGATAAGAAGCTAACTCATGAAGGACACTGACACCAGATAATCCGAAACCAACAATACCAACTTTCATACAATCACCACAATTCTATTAATTTATGTTTATTCATTTATTTTATTATGTACTTTTATTGCTATAACAAGTATAGACATATAAGAAATTTAATTTTTGTATTGGATATTATTATATGCAGTTATTAATTATATCAATTAATTTTTAAACTCTTTAATAATTTATTTACTTATATTCTATATCGAATAATTGACCATTCACCTTTTGATTTAGCAACTTTCTCAGCTCTTTCTCTGAACGCTTCATTAAATACAAGTTTCACATCAAAAGCACGTTGAGCTCGAACACAATCGGCTACAGTATTCACACTTAATGGTTTAACAACGTCAGTAGAAATATAGTAACCTGCATTTGAGTCAATTTCTTCAAATTGTTCTAGAGGCATTTCATAAATATAAATTTTCTTCTTCAACACTTCTTCTTTATAAGATTTAGGCACATCAATTTGATACGTATTTAATTTGCGGTTAATGACACAAACTCTTGGGCAATCTCTAGGTAACAAATAATTAGGTAAATGATCATCATCCACTGCCCATACAACCTCACGTTTTAATTCATCATGCATTCTCGGCTCAAATTGATCAATATCACTCTGCTCACTCACATGAAATAGTCTCATTGATGTATACCCCTCATTTTGTTTATATTCTATTAATTATATGTATATTATACCTTAATTACTTGTTTTTAAAACTTACAAAAAAGACAATATGGCATATTCGCTATATTGTCTTAACCTTATTTTAAATGCTATTCATTTAATAAATAATCACTATTGTTCTATCACTGGTCATCATTAGTAGTCTAAAACAATTTTAATTACCATTAAACATCCAATGAATACCATACTTATCTTTTACAGCACCAAACTCTCCACCCCAAAATTGAACGTCTAGTTCTGCAACAACGATCGAATTAGTATCGCCTGCTACTTTTTTGAATAATTGTTTCACCGCTTCGCTATTTTCTTTATCGGTCTTGTCATAAGACAACGATAGTTTCATTGCATCTGTAAATTCAGCATCATCACCAAATCGATCCGCAGCATAAAGCTTATGACCTAAAATTTCGAACTCCGCATGCATCGTACTGTTATCCGCATCACTTTGCTCAACACCAAAATGTTCTGCCTGTTCCGCTGATACAGGCATGCGGTTAATGTTTTTTGCTCCGAATAGACTTTCGTAATATTCTAAAGCTTCTTTCGTGTTTTCAAAAGTTAAATATGGAATTAATTGTGTCATTTAAATCCTTCTTTCTTTGTAATTATATTATTTACTTATACTTATTAATATACTCATTAAGATAGATTTAAACAAAATATAAATCTTAATAGTTTATATATGTAGATGTACTCATCTTTCAAGCTTCTAGTCTCTACTGACTTTTATAAGCCATATATTTCACACAAAATCATTCCATTGTTACACTTAAAATAACTAATCGATAAGGAGTGTTCATATGAATATATTAATCGTAGGTGCAAATGGACAAGTTGCGAAACAACTTGTTCATAAAATGAAGGACGAAGGTAAGCATAATCCAATCGCTATGGTTAGACGTGAAGACCAGATAGAACAATTTAACTCAATCGGAGTTGAGACGAGATTGATTGATTTAATGGACAACCAACAAACCATTGAAGATGGTTTGAACAATATCGATTCAATCGTATTCTCGGCTGGTTCTGGTGGTCATACTGGTGCGGATCAAACCATGTTTATTGATTTAGATGGTGCGGTTAAAGTAATAGAAGCTGCTAAATCAAAAAATATTAAGCGATTCATTATGGTTTCATCATTTGATACAACACGTAAGGCGATAGAAGAAGCCCCTGAATCGTTCAGACCGTATGTCATTGCAAAGCACTATGCGGATATTTGGTTAAGAGGATCAGGACTAGACTATACAATTGTTCATCCTGGTAAACTTGAAAACACACCGAGTACTGGTAAAGTAAACTTAGCCGAACAGGTTGAATTAGGTTCTATTTCAAGAGAAGCAGTTGCAGATGTGTTGTTACAAGTAATTAACAACGATAATACCATCGGTAAGGAATTTCAAATTATAGACGGTGATGAGGATATTATAGAAGCGGTTCAAAACTATTAATTTGTTATAATAGAAAGATGTTTGGACATTACAAGATAAATATTCTATTTATTTTTAACTAGATAAGAAAATACTATTTAGTGACTTCGATTCTTTTTCTGCAATCAGAATAAATCGTAAATACTCTGAATACCACAGGAAAATCAATCAAAATCAGCCTCGTATTCAGAGTAAATCGTAAATACTCTGAATACCACAGGAAAATCAATCAAAATCAACCTCGTATTCAGAGAAAATCACAAATACTCTGATTACGACAAGAAATACAAAGAGTCTAGGCATAAGTAATTCATTTTTTATAACTCTTTTTTGAGCTTATTGAACTACTTTTATCCTAGACTCTTTTAAAATTTTATTCCCCTTGATATTCGTGTTCATTGTTGTAAGGCCAGATATGTCTATTAATACTTTCTTTAAACAGTTTGAGTACTTCTGCATCATCAATTGGCTTAAACAACATGTCTCTCCCATGTCTATCAATTTTTATATTCGGTTTTGCATACGTACCTGCCGCAATATTATCTTGATTGAATGTAGCTTTATACACTTTACCATTATCAGCAAATACATATTTCTCCATTTCAGTTTCTGGTTTCACTTCATTACCATATGCTTCAGCAGTTGAAAGATTAGAAATTGGATCTTGAGTTAAGTCGACTACCCCATCATTCGGTGTATAAGCAGTAAAGTAAAATAAAGCATGAATATCATATCCATCATACCCTGGTGAATCTTGAGTTGCTATCATAATTTCACCATCACTAGACTTAATGTATGTGTCACCACCACCATGATTCCCAAAGAAAAAGGTCCTACTTGTAATCATCTTATCATTGCCAATGACTTTCGGAATGTAACCCATTGTTTTAAATTCATCCTTTATTTGTTGACCAATACTTGAATCCATATTACTATAATTCAATGCAAATTCACTTGCATCTAATGTTGTTGAATTTACTGTTAGAAACATTGTACTATTTATTGGTACCTTTTCCATTCTTATTTTTTCACCATCAAAATTCATCACTAACATTTCATTTTGAAGAGGATTTTCATGAAAATATAAAACTTTACCCGTTTGATCAGTAGTATTACTAATAATTCTGTGGAATGGATCGCCATACTTTTCACGAATTTCTTTTTCGCCATATTCATCGTTATGGATATCCGCTATTCCAACTTTAGCAACTTCACCTTTTTTCTCATCAGGTAAAACTACCAATTCATTAAACTCAAATGTTGGTCCAATACCAATTAGACCTCCACGTCTACTTGTCACTTCATACTTATTCTCTATTTCACTCATAGGAAGTCCATTTTTAAATTTGCCAAACCCTTCAGTGTTAACATCTAACGCTGATTTGATAAAGTTTTCATCCATTATATCTATTGAACCATCTTCAGATATCCAACTCACATCTCCACTTAACGAGTTACTATTATTAGATGTATCTTCTTCTGACTCTTCAGTTACTTCATCCTCAGAACCTTCATTATCTTCAACTGCTGCTATTTCTTCAGTAGAATTTTCCTGTTCATCACCTTCTGCTTTCTTAGCTTTTGACTCTTCTGTTGTTTCTTCTTCATTAGAATTCTCTTGTGATGATTGTTCATTCTCATTCACTTCTTTATCTTCAACTACTTCTGTTGAATTTTCGTTATTATCTTCTGATGAACTTTGACATGCTGACAGTAACAAACAACTAGTAATAGAAACTATGTATATTTTTTTCATTATTTACCTCCCTATTGATATACATTTATTTTAACATTCGACAAATAACAATTGTTTAATTTTTTGTAAATTTTTAACTCATATATATATATATATATATATATATATATAAATTTATATGATAAAGCTAAATGTTTGTAAAAAAATTCACAAAAGAGACACCAATATAAAGGTTAAACGATTGTATATACCGAGTAACTATTATAAAATATAAGTGGATTAAATATAAATTCAAAGGAGAGTTGTTCATGCATAAAGAACACTTAGAAATCGCAAAAAATGGTAAAGGATTTATCGCTGCATTAGACCAATCAGGTGGTTCAACACCTAAAGCATTGAAATCTTATGGTGTAGACGAAAGTGAATACTCAAATGAACAAGAAATGTTCGATTTAGTTCACGAAATGCGTTCACGTATTATTACATCACCAGCATTCACTTCAGATAAAGTCGTTGGTGCTATTCTTTTCGAACGTACTATGGATTCAAAAATCGACGGTAAATACACTGCTGATTATTTATCAGATATTGGTGTTGTACCGTACTTAAAAGTAGACAAAGGGTTAGCTGATCTTGAAAATGGTGTTCAACTGATGAATCCTATGCCTGAATTAGATGCATTATTAGACCGCGCTGTTGAGCGTAACATCTTTGGTACTAAAATGCGTTCTAACATTATGGAATTAAATGAAGAAGGTATTAAAGAAGTTGTTAAGCAACAATTTGAAGTCGGTAAACAAATCATTGCTAAAGGCTTAGTTCCAATTATCGAGCCAGAAGTAAATATCGACGCAAAAGATAAAGAACAAATTGAAGAAGTACTTAAAAATGAAATCTTAAAAGAATTAGATCAATTATCAGAAGAACAACCAGTAATGTTAAAATTAACGATCCCTACTAAACCTAATGCATACAAAGAATTAGTAGATCACCCACGTGTAGTTCGTGTAGTTGCTTTATCTGGTGGATACTCTAGAGAAGATGCTAATGAAAAACTTGCTCAAAACGAAGGTGTCATTGCAAGCTTCTCACGTGCATTAATCAATGATTTACGTAAATCTCAATCTGATGAAGAATTTAACAAAAACTTACAAGATACAATCGATTCTATCTACGATGCATCTGTAAATAAAAAATAATTTTCTCTCATAAACAAGTGATGCGACAGCCTTTTGGCTTGCATCGCTTGTATTATTTTAAAATATTTGTTGTTTTTACTAGACAAAGGTCATCTATCAGTGTACAATTGGTTTATAAGATCAATAACTACAAAGAACAACTAATTCACATATTACAAAAAGTAATCGTGTTCGTGTAATTGTTCGGTACTTTTTGTAATATGTGAATTTTTTTAGTATTTAGTAAGGCAAGGTTTTATAATAATTTATATGGAGGTCATTATATTATGACACAACAAGGTACAGTAAAATGGTTTAACGCAGACAAAGGTTTTGGATTCATCGAAGTTGAAGGTGGAGACGATGTATTCGCTCACTTCTCAGCAATTCAAGGTGAAGGTTACAAAACTTTAGAAGAAGGACAAGCTGTTGAATTCGAAATCGAAGAAGGCCAACGTGGACCTCAAGCAGCTAACATCGTTAAATTATAATATAATTTAAATGAAACCTTAAAAAAGGCACTGACTTAGTCAGTGCCTTTTTTGTTTTGCCTATTTATTGTTGGTTTGATAAATAATGTATTCTCTGATTATGCGACCCTCTAAATTTCAAAGACAAATCTTTTAAATAATTAACAAATGGTCCATCTACTAATACGTCAATTTGATCTAATACATCCTTTAAATCAGGATCTCGTTCGATATACTCTCTCATATAACCAGACCACATCCAAATATCTTTTTCCTGACCAAATTCTTTTCTTACTCTTTTTATAAGGGGATTTACAATAATTAAGTTTTGTAATGGCTCCCCTCCTAAGATTGATACCCCTTGAATATAAGGTTTCCTTAA
The DNA window shown above is from Abyssicoccus albus and carries:
- a CDS encoding patatin family protein, producing MLVNNTALVLEGGGLRGMYTAGVLEYFMTQSLYFKYNIGVSAGCSVAASYISRQPGRTRTANVDYVRDKRFLSIGNYIKNQEFLGMDFIYHTIPNELVPFDMDTFLKSEEDLVIVATDAHTAHPIYYKKSDIKEDIMTALRASSALPFMTQPVHFKGYTLYDGGIVDPIPYRRAMTDGYDKQIVILTRPVGYRKSERRHLMKLRRYPEVNKALSKRARLYNDTLDALEQRVTSNNAYIIQPSVDLKVDRMEKDQRKLLKLYQLGYEDAKRHHKTLLDFIYEHEQSEKHIK
- a CDS encoding FAD/NAD(P)-binding protein; translated protein: MKVGIVGFGLSGVSVLHELASYPLFKEMDIYIFDKPSRFAKGEPFEDDDKTLLLNMERKDMNFKAHTTPLTFDSYVNLHHPQYQSLNYLPRKFFGEYLYSQYEALYDNIGDGITEVYQRVDSIERNNDGSFDLNVNDAIYRVDALFLCIGTLPLHDPYELQGTPGYHYLPYPLNKNITNINDDEHIGILGSGLASIDIMRYLIINSYNQHIHIVSRGGEMPAVRGYEQDVSLKYFILEDLKNYVDDYETIPLNVLIKWFIEECELNGIPYKSLVHRKQGQVTEELQYDLEHLDEVGRYQSLIKAVNPVISFIWIHMTIDDRKKFLAEYGDALKLDLSPMPPHVAAWIIEQIEEGSIKSYEDVEQIESTEQGFKIHFDSSQEDLMVNRLINATGQILNIESLNEDHILHQLYKQRVIDDHPLGGINVEPSSQCVIKPDGEVLNQFMVLGHTTSGVNYVSNSVSILQKQAAQVVRHWMNN
- a CDS encoding DUF6886 family protein yields the protein MRLFHVSEQSDIDQFEPRMHDELKREVVWAVDDDHLPNYLLPRDCPRVCVINRKLNTYQIDVPKSYKEEVLKKKIYIYEMPLEQFEEIDSNAGYYISTDVVKPLSVNTVADCVRAQRAFDVKLVFNEAFRERAEKVAKSKGEWSIIRYRI
- a CDS encoding VOC family protein encodes the protein MTQLIPYLTFENTKEALEYYESLFGAKNINRMPVSAEQAEHFGVEQSDADNSTMHAEFEILGHKLYAADRFGDDAEFTDAMKLSLSYDKTDKENSEAVKQLFKKVAGDTNSIVVAELDVQFWGGEFGAVKDKYGIHWMFNGN
- a CDS encoding SDR family oxidoreductase, which produces MNILIVGANGQVAKQLVHKMKDEGKHNPIAMVRREDQIEQFNSIGVETRLIDLMDNQQTIEDGLNNIDSIVFSAGSGGHTGADQTMFIDLDGAVKVIEAAKSKNIKRFIMVSSFDTTRKAIEEAPESFRPYVIAKHYADIWLRGSGLDYTIVHPGKLENTPSTGKVNLAEQVELGSISREAVADVLLQVINNDNTIGKEFQIIDGDEDIIEAVQNY
- a CDS encoding fructose bisphosphate aldolase, whose protein sequence is MHKEHLEIAKNGKGFIAALDQSGGSTPKALKSYGVDESEYSNEQEMFDLVHEMRSRIITSPAFTSDKVVGAILFERTMDSKIDGKYTADYLSDIGVVPYLKVDKGLADLENGVQLMNPMPELDALLDRAVERNIFGTKMRSNIMELNEEGIKEVVKQQFEVGKQIIAKGLVPIIEPEVNIDAKDKEQIEEVLKNEILKELDQLSEEQPVMLKLTIPTKPNAYKELVDHPRVVRVVALSGGYSREDANEKLAQNEGVIASFSRALINDLRKSQSDEEFNKNLQDTIDSIYDASVNKK
- a CDS encoding cold-shock protein — its product is MTQQGTVKWFNADKGFGFIEVEGGDDVFAHFSAIQGEGYKTLEEGQAVEFEIEEGQRGPQAANIVKL
- the nrdG gene encoding anaerobic ribonucleoside-triphosphate reductase activating protein yields the protein MSKYDGQGYIARVMPEVYTDGEGIRVSVYVSGCTFHCKDCFNASIWGFNKGRQFDELVLDEIINYLRKPYIQGVSILGGEPLQNLIIVNPLIKRVRKEFGQEKDIWMWSGYMREYIERDPDLKDVLDQIDVLVDGPFVNYLKDLSLKFRGSHNQRIHYLSNQQ